One genomic region from Sphingobacteriales bacterium encodes:
- the cdd gene encoding cytidine deaminase — translation MKENLKFEINYSCIPTFDELPDNYQLLIQEARKAKEGSYAPYSNFKVGAAMLLNNGQIIHGSNQENASYPIGFCAERTALSAAASLASHEKIRAIAITCSSEHNPVTKPAAPCGICRQTIFEAECKHRQDIEVLLMGETGPVYIFKTIKDLLPLHFDADFL, via the coding sequence ATGAAGGAAAATTTGAAATTTGAAATCAACTATAGCTGTATTCCCACTTTTGACGAGTTGCCGGATAACTATCAGCTTCTGATACAGGAAGCACGCAAGGCGAAGGAAGGCAGCTATGCGCCGTATTCCAATTTTAAGGTCGGTGCGGCTATGCTGCTCAACAACGGCCAGATCATCCACGGCAGCAACCAGGAGAACGCCTCCTACCCGATCGGGTTTTGCGCGGAACGCACGGCGCTGAGTGCCGCCGCTTCCCTGGCCTCCCATGAAAAGATAAGAGCGATTGCCATCACGTGCAGCAGCGAACACAACCCCGTGACGAAACCGGCGGCACCCTGCGGCATCTGCCGCCAAACCATCTTTGAGGCGGAATGCAAACACCGCCAGGATATTGAAGTGCTGCTGATGGGCGAAACCGGGCCTGTTTATATATTCAAAACCATCAAAGACCTGCTTCCCCTGCATTTTGACGCGGATTTTTTATAG
- a CDS encoding TetR/AcrR family transcriptional regulator, whose protein sequence is MTTAISDRQLEIIDAAGKILTASGVSGLTIKNLAKEMKFSESAIYRHFTSKEEIIIALLEYLAKSMDERYTNAISSEQSPEEKFTTLFQNQFSFFKKNPHFVVAVFSDGLMEENQRINETILKIMGVKMKHLMPIILEGQQKKDFTNAISSDELMHIVMGTFRLQMFKWRVANFQFDIIRNGDNMIQSVLTLIKSK, encoded by the coding sequence ATGACAACAGCAATTTCAGACAGACAACTTGAAATTATCGATGCAGCTGGTAAAATATTGACTGCTTCGGGAGTAAGTGGTTTAACAATTAAGAACCTTGCAAAGGAAATGAAGTTTTCTGAGAGTGCCATTTACAGGCACTTTACAAGTAAAGAAGAAATAATTATTGCCTTACTTGAATATCTTGCTAAGAGTATGGATGAACGCTATACTAATGCAATTTCCAGCGAACAGTCACCCGAAGAAAAATTCACAACGCTGTTTCAAAATCAATTTTCATTTTTTAAAAAGAACCCTCACTTTGTAGTGGCGGTGTTTTCTGACGGACTGATGGAAGAAAATCAACGTATCAACGAAACGATATTGAAAATAATGGGTGTAAAGATGAAACACTTGATGCCGATTATTTTGGAAGGTCAACAAAAGAAAGATTTTACTAATGCAATATCATCTGATGAATTAATGCATATCGTGATGGGAACTTTTAGACTGCAAATGTTTAAATGGAGAGTTGCAAATTTTCAATTTGACATTATCCGAAACGGTGACAATATGATACAATCAGTGTTAACATTAATCAAATCAAAATGA
- a CDS encoding TolC family protein encodes MKLANIHKHFIALLLIIGGFQSAQAQTWSLQQCIDTAQVHNKILQMSRNNMAIGEQREKEAKANLIPKVTANADYKYFTNLPYQLMPLSTFNPTAPEGQFKEAQFGVPHNINANLQLSMPLYNPQVYGAIQTTKIASELQELQYQKTEEQIYFEISNLYYNAQIMHHQLTFIDSNLINAERFLKNMQLLNEQLLAKGTDVSKVKLQVLQLTTQKETIKSKYEQVLNALKFAMGISIEQNLQIDSNIQYQNTNEYTTSSILDIRIIKTQNRLLSSELNTLNKSRYLPSLNLVGMYGTTGFAYNGKPASFLNFYPIGFAGIQLSYPLFNGTVTFRKINQKTLELRNNELQFGMFTEQNNMQVENAKLQREDAKKTVETTTEQIQLAQTIYEKTVLQQKQGTASLTDVLLADNALREAQQTYLSAVIDYLKADLELKKLTGNISTNK; translated from the coding sequence ATGAAGTTAGCGAATATTCACAAACATTTTATTGCTCTATTATTGATAATAGGTGGCTTTCAATCTGCACAAGCACAAACTTGGTCGTTGCAACAATGTATTGACACCGCACAGGTTCATAACAAAATCCTGCAAATGAGCAGAAACAATATGGCCATTGGTGAACAAAGAGAAAAAGAAGCCAAAGCCAATTTAATCCCGAAAGTAACAGCCAATGCTGATTACAAGTATTTTACCAATTTGCCATACCAGTTGATGCCATTATCCACATTCAATCCGACAGCTCCAGAAGGTCAGTTTAAAGAAGCTCAATTTGGCGTTCCGCATAACATCAATGCAAACTTGCAACTCTCAATGCCTTTGTATAATCCGCAGGTTTATGGAGCAATACAAACTACAAAAATTGCTTCGGAATTACAAGAATTGCAGTATCAAAAAACGGAAGAGCAAATCTATTTTGAAATTTCCAATTTGTATTACAATGCCCAAATCATGCATCATCAATTGACATTTATTGACAGTAATCTGATTAATGCAGAACGGTTTTTAAAAAATATGCAATTGCTCAATGAACAATTGCTTGCCAAAGGAACAGATGTAAGCAAAGTAAAATTGCAAGTATTGCAATTAACCACCCAAAAAGAAACCATCAAAAGCAAATACGAGCAGGTTCTAAATGCTTTGAAATTTGCTATGGGTATTTCTATTGAACAAAATTTGCAAATTGATTCAAACATTCAATATCAAAACACAAATGAATACACTACTTCATCAATTTTAGATATTCGAATAATAAAAACTCAAAACCGCTTATTGTCGAGTGAACTCAACACACTCAATAAATCAAGGTATTTGCCTTCGCTAAATCTGGTTGGAATGTATGGAACAACGGGCTTTGCCTATAACGGAAAACCTGCTTCTTTTCTGAATTTTTATCCGATTGGCTTTGCAGGTATTCAACTATCCTATCCACTATTTAACGGAACGGTTACGTTTCGAAAAATAAATCAGAAAACGCTTGAACTCCGAAACAATGAACTTCAATTTGGAATGTTTACCGAACAAAACAATATGCAAGTTGAAAATGCCAAACTTCAAAGAGAAGATGCTAAAAAAACGGTAGAAACCACAACCGAACAAATTCAATTGGCACAAACAATCTACGAAAAAACCGTTCTTCAACAGAAACAAGGAACGGCAAGTTTAACAGATGTTTTGCTTGCAGACAATGCTTTGCGAGAAGCACAACAAACTTATCTATCTGCAGTAATTGATTACTTAAAAGCAGATTTAGAACTAAAAAAACTCACAGGAAATATTTCAACAAACAAATAA
- a CDS encoding efflux RND transporter periplasmic adaptor subunit yields the protein MNAKSLILKKVLYVIIPLALIAIVVIKLKTNKEITQSKVYQYDKEQAINVQVDTLQLENVNKEFSYSGTFEPNKETKISAELQGKINTILVDAGSVVSKGQTLIQLDNSLLKLQLQTIEVQIEGLEADVNRYTILAKADAIQGVQLEKAELGLKSVKVQKATLLEQINKTTIKAPFSGVVTAKLSEEGAFAAPGVPLLQITDITTLRFTVNVPEKDLSQFKLNQSYSLSADAYSEILLIGKTTMIGSKANMGSSFPVQFTVNNTSDLKIKSGMFGKVLLKSETSGKGIIIPSSAIQGTENQSQVYIVKNGKALLQNITISNKIQNKAVVSNGLNAGDVIVTNGFINLFDGANVTVK from the coding sequence ATGAATGCAAAATCATTAATCCTAAAAAAAGTGCTATACGTTATCATACCGTTGGCGTTAATTGCCATTGTGGTAATTAAGTTGAAAACAAACAAGGAAATTACGCAGAGTAAAGTGTATCAATATGATAAAGAACAAGCTATAAATGTTCAAGTAGATACATTGCAACTTGAAAATGTGAATAAAGAATTTTCTTATTCAGGCACATTTGAGCCCAACAAGGAAACCAAAATAAGTGCCGAATTACAAGGGAAAATCAACACCATTTTAGTTGATGCTGGAAGCGTGGTAAGTAAAGGCCAAACTTTAATTCAGCTGGACAATTCATTGCTAAAATTGCAACTGCAAACTATTGAAGTGCAAATAGAAGGATTGGAAGCAGATGTAAATCGCTATACCATTTTGGCTAAAGCAGATGCCATTCAAGGTGTACAATTAGAAAAAGCAGAATTAGGTTTGAAATCTGTTAAAGTTCAGAAAGCAACTTTATTGGAGCAGATAAACAAAACCACTATCAAAGCACCATTTAGCGGAGTGGTTACCGCTAAATTGAGTGAAGAAGGAGCATTTGCAGCTCCCGGTGTTCCATTGCTTCAAATAACTGACATTACAACTTTAAGGTTCACTGTAAATGTTCCCGAAAAAGATTTAAGCCAGTTCAAATTAAATCAAAGCTATTCACTTTCGGCAGATGCCTATTCTGAAATTTTATTGATTGGAAAAACTACTATGATTGGCAGTAAAGCTAATATGGGCAGTAGTTTTCCTGTTCAGTTTACGGTAAATAACACATCGGACTTGAAAATAAAATCTGGGATGTTTGGTAAAGTTTTACTTAAAAGCGAAACGTCTGGAAAGGGAATTATAATTCCGTCTTCTGCCATACAAGGCACTGAAAACCAATCTCAAGTTTACATAGTGAAAAATGGCAAAGCCCTTTTGCAAAACATCACTATATCAAATAAGATACAGAACAAAGCAGTTGTTTCAAATGGATTAAATGCAGGTGATGTAATTGTAACGAATGGCTTCATCAATCTTTTTGATGGTGCAAATGTAACTGTTAAATAA